In the Capillibacterium thermochitinicola genome, one interval contains:
- a CDS encoding S-layer homology domain-containing protein has protein sequence MFSLRHRLILSLLLLLTFLLVTPVVQAVPADVAGHWVEDSVKNLIAQGILHGYPDGTFRPDQSITRAELAKTLAVAYGLNAAGDQGQFPDAKGHWAENYIAALAEAKIITGYPDGSFKPEAPVTRAEMVVMLTRLLKLGTEEEHYTVEFIPTFSDVAADYWAFYQIEMAAKLGLLPRYYGPDFNPSRLASRADTAWMLQQLLNLKTVRGQVIGQPEAGTNLITVRPEGDGEIEIAVIPPEAVVFRNNITTTVDTLTKDDQITIYYNRNDEPTVVKAFGEVNKSDLLSRISALVKGRLTTEQIAAILAGNWDKVKEGIKGELYDQLLKIGLTAEEAEAILVQDWSYLDSVSRDRLASALSGYLGITKDLSGAILARDWERIKEFARIELTAMALEKILD, from the coding sequence ATGTTTTCTTTACGTCACCGTTTAATCCTTTCCCTTCTGTTGCTTTTAACCTTCTTATTGGTAACTCCGGTCGTCCAAGCCGTGCCGGCTGATGTCGCCGGGCACTGGGTGGAAGATAGCGTGAAAAACCTCATTGCCCAAGGGATCCTTCACGGCTACCCTGATGGTACTTTTCGCCCGGACCAAAGCATCACCCGGGCTGAACTGGCCAAAACACTGGCGGTCGCCTACGGACTTAACGCGGCCGGTGACCAAGGCCAATTCCCCGATGCGAAAGGGCACTGGGCCGAAAATTATATTGCGGCTTTGGCCGAAGCCAAAATTATCACCGGGTACCCGGACGGTAGTTTCAAACCGGAAGCACCGGTCACCAGGGCGGAGATGGTGGTCATGCTGACCCGGCTCCTAAAGCTCGGAACCGAAGAAGAGCATTACACCGTCGAGTTTATTCCGACTTTCTCCGATGTAGCCGCGGATTACTGGGCCTTTTACCAAATCGAAATGGCGGCCAAACTGGGGTTGTTACCCAGGTATTATGGACCCGACTTTAATCCGAGCCGCCTGGCCAGCCGGGCCGATACAGCCTGGATGCTCCAACAATTACTCAACCTGAAAACCGTCCGCGGTCAAGTGATCGGCCAGCCCGAAGCCGGAACAAATCTCATCACCGTCCGCCCGGAGGGCGACGGTGAAATCGAAATCGCAGTGATCCCCCCGGAAGCCGTGGTGTTCCGGAACAACATCACCACAACCGTCGATACCTTAACCAAGGATGACCAGATCACCATCTATTACAACCGCAATGACGAACCAACCGTGGTCAAAGCCTTCGGCGAAGTAAATAAATCCGACCTCTTAAGCCGCATAAGCGCCTTGGTAAAGGGACGCCTCACCACGGAACAGATCGCAGCCATCTTGGCCGGCAACTGGGATAAAGTCAAAGAAGGGATCAAAGGAGAGCTCTATGACCAGTTGCTCAAGATTGGTCTGACGGCGGAAGAAGCCGAAGCTATCCTCGTTCAAGACTGGTCCTACCTTGATAGCGTCAGCCGCGACCGGCTCGCCAGCGCCCTCTCCGGTTATCTCGGGATCACCAAAGATTTAAGCGGGGCCATTCTGGCGCGGGATTGGGAACGAATTAAAGAGTTTGCCCGGATTGAACTGACCGCCATGGCTTTGGAAAAAATCCTGGATTAG
- a CDS encoding L,D-transpeptidase, which yields MAKLKRARLILVFCFLLIVGHRGAAETNHEWMIRINIPASTLELLRAGQVWRRFPVAVGKRSTPTPLGRFTIEVIIENPTWYPTGRSPIPPGADNPLGRYWLGLSLKGYGIHGNNDPLSIGNPQSNGCIRMHNQDVEFLAGLVRVGTPVEIVYQTVKVETAGDKTWLTLYPDYYRRFTRVQEEILTAIDQRVLRYPVHWDGLWWLLEDDRPQVIELPRELRLVLDGNAYPETAFLWGDQAFLPATLAGLWGEISTAPYLELMEFMRNRAGQVYAVFDQQKKVINLHTLRIYYKGRLFPRRGWFQDEPYIPRELAELLVQDCGPPDRPELLWASAEEDRWVPLSTLTACWPELKVNFDAAEWVLTLGL from the coding sequence GTGGCCAAACTGAAGCGGGCAAGGCTAATCTTGGTTTTCTGTTTTTTGTTAATCGTCGGGCATCGAGGAGCCGCCGAAACCAATCACGAGTGGATGATCCGGATCAACATCCCGGCGAGCACCTTGGAATTGCTCCGTGCCGGCCAAGTGTGGCGCCGGTTCCCGGTTGCCGTCGGCAAACGGTCCACCCCGACGCCGCTCGGCCGCTTTACGATCGAGGTGATTATCGAAAATCCCACCTGGTACCCGACGGGCCGGTCTCCGATTCCGCCGGGGGCGGATAATCCGCTGGGCCGCTACTGGTTGGGTTTAAGCCTTAAAGGTTACGGGATCCATGGGAATAATGATCCGCTCTCCATCGGTAATCCCCAATCCAACGGCTGCATTCGCATGCACAACCAGGATGTGGAGTTTTTGGCCGGGTTGGTGCGCGTCGGAACACCGGTGGAGATCGTTTACCAGACCGTAAAGGTGGAGACGGCCGGCGATAAAACCTGGTTAACCCTTTACCCCGACTATTACCGGCGGTTTACCCGGGTCCAGGAAGAAATTTTAACCGCTATCGACCAGCGGGTTTTACGGTACCCGGTGCATTGGGATGGCCTGTGGTGGTTACTGGAGGACGACCGGCCGCAAGTGATTGAACTTCCCCGCGAACTCCGTTTGGTGTTGGACGGGAACGCTTACCCGGAAACTGCTTTTCTCTGGGGCGACCAGGCTTTTCTCCCGGCGACGCTGGCCGGTTTGTGGGGAGAAATAAGCACCGCACCCTATTTAGAACTGATGGAATTTATGCGGAACCGGGCGGGGCAAGTCTACGCCGTCTTCGACCAACAAAAAAAGGTGATCAACCTTCATACGTTACGCATCTACTACAAGGGCCGCTTGTTTCCCAGGCGCGGCTGGTTTCAAGATGAACCCTATATCCCTCGTGAACTGGCGGAACTTCTGGTGCAGGATTGCGGGCCCCCGGACCGGCCGGAGCTCTTATGGGCGAGTGCCGAAGAAGACCGGTGGGTCCCGTTGTCAACGCTCACTGCGTGCTGGCCAGAGCTTAAAGTAAACTTCGATGCTGCCGAGTGGGTGCTTACGCTTGGGCTTTAG